In Caballeronia sp. Lep1P3, a single genomic region encodes these proteins:
- a CDS encoding TIGR00730 family Rossman fold protein, whose product MNKRKVIPSLRSLADQERATAKKARASWQMFTIMAEFIEATEYLSEIRPAISIYGSARLKPESPYYQRTIEIAQKFSDAGFAVISGGGPGIMEAANKGAHAGKSPSVGLNIELPHEQSGNQWQDISLRFRHFFTRKVTFVKNSDAVVVMPGGFGTLDELAEVLTLIQTKKSRHVPIVLVGAEFWAGLLDWFKNTLLTNGVISEKDLDLMQVIDEPDQVLDAVLRFYEEREQAAEAPAESKSDEDRMFYL is encoded by the coding sequence ATGAACAAGAGAAAAGTGATTCCGAGTCTGCGATCACTCGCAGATCAAGAGCGCGCGACGGCCAAAAAGGCTCGCGCATCGTGGCAGATGTTCACGATTATGGCAGAGTTTATCGAGGCGACCGAGTACCTCTCGGAGATCCGTCCTGCCATCAGCATCTATGGTTCGGCACGTCTGAAACCGGAGTCGCCGTACTATCAGCGCACCATCGAAATCGCGCAAAAATTCTCGGATGCGGGCTTCGCCGTGATCTCGGGCGGCGGTCCCGGCATCATGGAAGCGGCCAACAAGGGCGCGCATGCGGGCAAGTCTCCGTCGGTGGGTCTCAACATCGAATTGCCGCACGAACAGTCCGGCAATCAATGGCAGGACATCTCACTGCGCTTTCGTCACTTCTTCACGCGCAAGGTCACGTTCGTCAAGAATTCGGATGCGGTCGTGGTGATGCCCGGTGGCTTCGGCACGCTCGATGAACTTGCCGAAGTGCTCACGCTCATTCAGACGAAGAAGTCGCGCCATGTGCCGATCGTGCTGGTCGGCGCGGAGTTCTGGGCGGGCCTGCTCGACTGGTTCAAGAACACGCTGCTGACCAATGGCGTGATCAGCGAGAAGGACCTGGATCTCATGCAAGTCATCGACGAGCCGGATCAGGTGCTCGACGCTGTATTGCGGTTCTATGAGGAGCGCGAGCAGGCAGCGGAGGCGCCGGCTGAAAGCAAGTCGGATGAGGATCGAATGTTTTATTTGTGA
- a CDS encoding phosphatase PAP2 family protein — protein sequence MSVTALGSIGVMLPVALAAAAWLALGYRWKYTFEWLGLLGAGSGAVALSKIAFIGWGIGMRDLDFTGISGHAFMATSVLPVALFVALLPARGAIRAGGVAIGLLLGAAVGGSRVAVNAHSWSEVVAGCILGAFVALAFARIAWQAEPGKLSPTPVAASLAAVVVALHGVPVPTQHWITEIALGLSGHERPYVRARWKTKNYRIPERRAEFDAPRALAAARA from the coding sequence ATGAGCGTTACGGCGCTCGGCAGCATCGGCGTCATGTTGCCTGTCGCGCTGGCCGCGGCCGCGTGGCTTGCGCTCGGCTATCGCTGGAAGTACACGTTCGAATGGCTCGGGCTGCTCGGCGCGGGCAGCGGCGCGGTGGCGCTGAGTAAGATCGCGTTCATCGGCTGGGGAATCGGCATGCGCGACCTCGATTTCACGGGCATCAGCGGTCACGCGTTCATGGCGACATCCGTCCTGCCCGTCGCCCTGTTTGTCGCGCTGTTGCCCGCGCGCGGGGCCATTCGCGCAGGCGGCGTCGCAATCGGCTTGCTGCTCGGGGCGGCGGTCGGCGGTTCGCGCGTCGCGGTCAACGCGCATTCGTGGTCGGAAGTCGTGGCCGGATGCATCCTCGGCGCGTTCGTCGCGCTGGCGTTCGCGCGCATCGCGTGGCAAGCGGAGCCGGGCAAGCTCTCGCCGACGCCCGTTGCGGCCAGTCTTGCCGCCGTCGTCGTGGCGTTGCACGGCGTGCCCGTGCCGACGCAGCACTGGATCACGGAGATCGCGCTCGGGCTGTCCGGCCACGAGCGCCCGTATGTGCGAGCGCGCTGGAAGACAAAGAATTACCGCATTCCCGAACGCCGCGCGGAATTCGACGCCCCGCGTGCGCTGGCCGCAGCGCGCGCGTAG
- a CDS encoding AMP nucleosidase, whose amino-acid sequence MTTDRTLTTQGTPANDFPTESFDDPVAAVTRLSAIYEANTAFLRDAFARYRRNEQFAHRVRACYPFVRIRTELNTHIDSRRSYGFVAGPGIFETTITRPDLFGDYYREQLRLLAKNHHVGIEVGVSAQPIPIHFAFAEGIHLEGDLDRDRLLAMRNVFDTPDLALLDDRIVNGTYEPAAGEPHPLALFTAARVDFSLHRLRHYTATSPTHFQNYVLYTNYQFYIDEFVKLGRALMSRADDEETRAYRSEYSSFVEPGDVITYNANLGEQPEEGASPARLPQMPAYHLKRADGSGITMVNIGVGPSNAKTITDHIAVLRPHAWIMLGHCAGLRNTQRLGDYVLAHGYVREDHVLDADLPLWVPIPALAEVQVALEKAVAQVTQLEGVELKRVMRTGTVASVDNRNWELREHREPVQRLSQSRAIALDMESATIAANGFRFRVPYGTLLCVSDKPLHGELKLPGMADQFYRAQVDQHLQIGVKAMELLRMNGLSKLHSRKLRSFAEVAFQ is encoded by the coding sequence ATGACAACCGACCGCACGCTGACCACGCAGGGCACGCCCGCCAACGACTTCCCGACCGAATCTTTCGACGATCCCGTCGCCGCGGTCACGCGCCTTTCCGCGATCTACGAAGCGAATACCGCCTTCTTGCGCGATGCCTTCGCGCGCTACCGTCGCAACGAGCAGTTCGCGCATCGCGTGCGCGCGTGCTATCCGTTCGTGCGCATCCGGACCGAACTCAATACGCACATCGATTCGCGCCGCTCTTACGGCTTCGTCGCCGGGCCGGGCATCTTCGAGACGACGATCACGCGCCCCGACCTCTTTGGCGACTACTACCGCGAGCAGCTGCGGCTCCTTGCCAAGAATCATCACGTAGGCATCGAAGTGGGCGTATCGGCCCAGCCGATTCCCATTCACTTCGCGTTCGCGGAAGGCATCCATCTCGAAGGCGATCTCGACCGCGACCGCCTGCTCGCGATGCGCAACGTGTTCGATACGCCCGATCTCGCGCTCCTCGACGACCGCATCGTGAACGGCACATACGAGCCGGCGGCGGGCGAGCCGCATCCGCTCGCGCTCTTCACGGCGGCGCGCGTGGATTTTTCGCTGCATCGGCTGCGGCATTACACGGCGACTTCGCCGACGCATTTCCAGAACTACGTGCTGTACACGAACTATCAGTTCTACATCGACGAGTTCGTGAAGCTCGGCCGCGCGCTGATGTCGCGCGCCGACGATGAAGAGACGCGCGCGTATCGCAGCGAGTATTCGTCGTTCGTGGAGCCGGGCGATGTCATCACGTACAACGCGAATCTCGGCGAGCAACCCGAGGAAGGCGCGTCGCCCGCGCGTCTGCCGCAGATGCCGGCGTATCACCTGAAGCGCGCCGACGGCAGCGGCATCACGATGGTGAATATCGGCGTGGGACCGTCCAACGCGAAGACGATCACGGATCACATCGCGGTGCTGCGTCCGCACGCGTGGATCATGCTCGGCCACTGCGCGGGGCTGCGCAACACGCAGCGTCTGGGCGACTACGTGCTCGCGCACGGCTATGTGCGTGAGGATCATGTGCTCGATGCCGATTTGCCGCTCTGGGTGCCGATTCCCGCGCTCGCGGAAGTGCAGGTCGCGCTGGAGAAGGCTGTCGCGCAGGTGACGCAGCTCGAAGGCGTCGAACTCAAGCGCGTGATGCGGACGGGGACGGTCGCGAGCGTCGATAATCGCAACTGGGAATTGCGGGAGCATCGCGAGCCGGTGCAGCGGCTGTCGCAAAGCCGCGCGATTGCGCTGGATATGGAAAGCGCGACGATCGCCGCGAACGGCTTTCGCTTTCGCGTGCCGTATGGAACGCTGCTATGCGTATCCGATAAACCGCTGCATGGCGAACTCAAGCTGCCGGGAATGGCGGATCAGTTTTATCGCGCGCAGGTGGATCAGCACTTGCAGATTGGCGTGAAGGCAATGGAGTTGCTGCGAATGAACGGCTTGTCGAAGCTGCATTCGCGCAAGTTGCGGAGCTTTGCGGAGGTGGCGTTTCAGTAA
- a CDS encoding TOBE domain-containing protein yields the protein MTMTTPPAPREPLEFAGSVWVKSGDETLGGAARIALLAAIRDTGSITAAAKAVGMSYKAAWDAVDTMNNLAGEQLVTSATGGRGGGGTTVTASALRLIETYRAVEREHRKFLQRVGEAVEGFERDWQLIGRLGMKTSARNQLAGKVTKITRGAVNDEIELGLPGGQTIVAVVTHESTEALDLREGGDAFALIKASWVMLMQDAPAKLSARNQLRGTIASVTRGAVNAEVTLSLDDTTTITAIITNQSAETLGLAEGQNAVAVIKASSVIIGVND from the coding sequence ATGACCATGACGACACCGCCTGCCCCGCGCGAGCCGCTCGAGTTCGCCGGCTCGGTATGGGTGAAAAGCGGCGACGAAACATTGGGCGGCGCGGCGCGCATCGCGCTGCTCGCCGCGATCCGCGACACCGGCTCCATCACCGCGGCGGCGAAAGCCGTCGGCATGAGTTATAAGGCGGCGTGGGATGCCGTCGATACGATGAACAACCTCGCCGGCGAACAACTCGTCACGAGCGCCACAGGCGGGCGCGGCGGCGGCGGCACGACGGTGACGGCATCGGCGTTGCGGCTCATCGAGACGTACCGCGCGGTCGAGCGCGAGCATCGCAAATTCCTTCAACGTGTGGGCGAGGCCGTGGAAGGCTTCGAACGCGACTGGCAACTCATCGGGAGACTGGGAATGAAAACGAGCGCACGCAACCAGCTTGCAGGGAAAGTCACGAAGATCACGCGCGGCGCGGTCAACGACGAAATCGAGCTGGGCTTGCCGGGCGGCCAGACGATCGTCGCGGTGGTCACGCACGAAAGCACCGAGGCGCTGGACTTGCGCGAAGGCGGCGACGCGTTCGCGCTCATCAAGGCGTCGTGGGTGATGCTGATGCAGGACGCGCCCGCGAAGCTGTCGGCGCGCAATCAGTTGCGCGGGACCATCGCGAGCGTCACGCGCGGCGCGGTCAATGCGGAAGTGACCTTGTCGCTCGACGATACGACGACGATCACCGCCATCATCACCAACCAGAGCGCCGAGACGCTCGGACTCGCGGAGGGCCAGAACGCAGTCGCGGTGATCAAGGCGTCGAGCGTGATCATCGGCGTGAACGACTGA
- a CDS encoding homoserine kinase has translation MAVFTPVSDAELGDWLQHYDLGDAVEFRGIQSGIENSNFFLTTTHGEYVLTIFENLSSTQLPFYLDLMRHLASHRVPVPDPMPRRDGSLFGMLNGKPAAIVTKLEGAPELVPTPAHCIEVGQMLARMHLAGRDFARHQPNLRSLAWWQENVPAIVGFLSASQRALIESELAHQAAFFSSADYAALPEGPCHCDLFRDNVLFAHGIDHARLGGFFDFYFAGVDKWLFDVAVTVNDWCIDLATGALDAARVDALLRAYQTVRPFTPAEERHWNDMLRAGAMRFWVSRLYDFHRPREAQMLNAHDPGHFERILRERVSAAAASSSAQR, from the coding sequence ATGGCCGTATTCACCCCCGTCTCTGACGCCGAACTCGGCGACTGGCTGCAACATTACGATCTCGGCGATGCCGTCGAATTTCGCGGCATCCAGTCGGGCATCGAGAACAGCAACTTCTTTCTCACGACGACGCATGGCGAGTACGTGCTGACGATCTTCGAAAATCTCAGCTCGACGCAGCTTCCGTTCTATCTGGACCTGATGCGCCATCTCGCGTCGCATCGCGTGCCGGTGCCCGATCCGATGCCGCGCCGCGACGGGTCGCTCTTCGGCATGCTGAATGGCAAGCCCGCAGCCATCGTCACGAAGCTCGAAGGCGCGCCGGAACTCGTGCCGACGCCCGCGCACTGCATCGAAGTCGGGCAGATGCTCGCGCGCATGCACCTCGCGGGCCGCGATTTCGCGCGGCATCAGCCGAATCTGCGCAGCTTGGCGTGGTGGCAGGAGAACGTGCCCGCCATCGTCGGGTTTCTGAGCGCGAGCCAGCGCGCGCTGATCGAGTCGGAACTCGCGCATCAGGCCGCGTTCTTCAGTTCGGCCGACTACGCCGCGCTGCCCGAAGGCCCCTGCCATTGCGATCTTTTCCGCGACAACGTGCTCTTCGCGCACGGCATCGACCACGCGCGGCTCGGCGGGTTCTTCGACTTCTACTTCGCGGGCGTCGACAAGTGGCTCTTCGACGTCGCCGTGACGGTGAACGACTGGTGCATCGATCTCGCGACGGGCGCGCTCGACGCCGCGCGCGTCGATGCGCTCCTGCGCGCCTATCAGACCGTGCGCCCGTTCACGCCGGCCGAAGAGCGCCACTGGAACGACATGCTGCGCGCCGGCGCCATGCGTTTCTGGGTCTCGCGCCTGTATGACTTTCATCGTCCGCGCGAAGCGCAAATGCTGAACGCGCACGATCCCGGCCACTTCGAACGCATCCTGCGCGAGCGCGTCAGCGCCGCGGCCGCGTCTTCCTCCGCTCAACGGTAA
- a CDS encoding BPSS1780 family membrane protein, which produces MRLIEVPAKTGYVWFRQGIWLFRRNPFAFLTVFFAYLFVMTLISRVPVIGPLLPLLFIPGVAVGFMAACRNTVAGKPVWPTILVDGFRSYGSVVARRLLVLGALYVAAMAVIFAMSALVDGGVLLGLMMGNSPSGDPETMAASFSPLAVIVAMACYLPVAMLFWFAPVLVAWHDVSTAKALFFSVVSCWRNRGAFILYGVIWIAVALTVSFGLTALMQALGAGQDMAFAVLMPASIVVTTALYCSFYATYRGCFGVQTPDAPDLPTASGAPGA; this is translated from the coding sequence ATGCGACTCATCGAAGTTCCCGCCAAGACCGGCTACGTGTGGTTTCGCCAGGGCATCTGGCTGTTCCGCCGCAACCCGTTCGCGTTCCTCACGGTGTTCTTCGCCTATCTGTTCGTGATGACGCTGATCTCGCGCGTGCCGGTCATCGGCCCGTTATTGCCGCTGCTCTTCATTCCGGGCGTCGCGGTCGGCTTCATGGCGGCGTGCCGGAACACGGTCGCCGGCAAACCCGTCTGGCCGACGATCCTCGTCGACGGTTTCCGCTCCTACGGCAGCGTGGTCGCGCGGCGGCTGCTGGTGCTCGGCGCGCTGTATGTCGCGGCGATGGCGGTCATCTTCGCGATGTCCGCGCTCGTGGACGGCGGCGTGCTGCTCGGCCTGATGATGGGCAATTCCCCGTCCGGCGATCCGGAAACGATGGCGGCGAGCTTCAGCCCGCTCGCGGTCATCGTCGCGATGGCGTGCTATCTGCCGGTCGCGATGCTCTTCTGGTTCGCGCCGGTTCTCGTCGCGTGGCACGACGTCTCGACGGCCAAGGCGCTCTTTTTCAGCGTCGTGTCGTGCTGGCGCAATCGCGGCGCGTTCATCCTGTACGGCGTGATATGGATCGCGGTCGCGCTCACGGTCTCCTTCGGGCTGACCGCGCTGATGCAGGCGCTCGGCGCGGGACAGGACATGGCGTTCGCCGTGCTGATGCCCGCGTCCATCGTCGTGACGACGGCGCTGTACTGCTCGTTCTACGCGACGTATCGCGGATGCTTCGGCGTGCAGACGCCCGACGCGCCCGATCTGCCGACCGCGTCCGGCGCGCCGGGCGCCTGA
- a CDS encoding DUF3563 family protein: MFLLSRIFLFLTKSADQRDRERDDAYLAEATDIYDLEYRMKKLDQRAAARHPSWMSN, from the coding sequence ATGTTCCTGCTCTCCCGCATTTTCCTTTTCCTGACCAAGTCCGCCGACCAGCGCGATCGCGAACGTGACGACGCATACCTCGCTGAAGCCACCGACATTTACGACCTCGAATACCGCATGAAGAAGCTGGACCAGCGCGCTGCGGCACGTCATCCGTCGTGGATGTCCAACTGA
- a CDS encoding DUF3309 family protein, translated as MTIGTILLIILILLLIGAIPSWPHSRSWGYGPSGILGVVLIVVIVLLLMGRI; from the coding sequence ATGACGATCGGAACCATCCTGCTGATCATCCTGATCCTGCTGTTGATCGGCGCCATTCCGTCCTGGCCGCACAGCCGCAGCTGGGGTTACGGACCGAGCGGGATTCTCGGCGTCGTGCTGATCGTGGTCATCGTTCTATTGCTCATGGGCCGGATATGA
- a CDS encoding inorganic phosphate transporter, translating to MNQVVFPQSQGRTPGQRLAFLVFLLAIGAGAVYCVLHLFEDLAPVRESSVFPYILLGVALLIALGFEFVNGFHDTANAVATVIYTHSLTPNLAVVWSGAWNFIGVLISSGAVAFGILQLLPVELIIGVGSSQGFAMVFALLIAAIIWNLGTWALGLPSSSSHTLIGSVIGVGLMNQMLHGTNGTSGVDWSQAVSVGKSLLFSPIVGFVLAGLLLYVLKLVVRVPALYKEPKKNTPPPFWIRCLLILTCTGVSFAHGSNDGQKGMGLIMLILIGTVPTAYALNKAVTPEETQTFLAVSHSASEALDRYSGGAAPASDAREQVEKYVQTKKLEPGTVASLKALIGSIDSQIGPSATIASVPQGNVRNVRNQMYIASEALRLMEKQKAPAFSASDLAVVDNYKHQLDHATKFIPTWVKVAVAVALGLGTMVGWKRIVVTVGERIGKTHLTYGQGASAEMVAMLTIGAADMYGLPVSTTHVLSSGVAGTMAANGSGLQWRTVRSLALAWVLTLPVSIALAGFLFWVFRGVF from the coding sequence ATGAATCAGGTTGTCTTTCCCCAATCGCAGGGCCGCACGCCGGGGCAGCGGCTCGCGTTTCTCGTATTTCTGCTCGCCATCGGCGCGGGCGCCGTCTACTGCGTGCTGCATCTTTTCGAAGACCTGGCACCCGTGCGCGAATCGTCGGTGTTTCCGTACATTCTGCTCGGCGTGGCACTGCTGATCGCGCTGGGGTTCGAATTCGTGAACGGTTTCCACGACACGGCCAACGCGGTCGCCACCGTCATCTATACGCATTCGCTCACGCCGAATCTCGCCGTCGTGTGGTCCGGCGCGTGGAACTTCATCGGCGTGCTGATTTCGAGCGGCGCGGTGGCGTTCGGCATCCTGCAACTGCTGCCGGTGGAACTGATCATCGGCGTCGGCAGCTCGCAGGGCTTCGCGATGGTCTTCGCGCTCCTCATCGCGGCGATCATCTGGAATCTGGGCACCTGGGCGCTCGGGCTGCCGTCGTCGAGTTCGCACACGCTCATCGGCTCGGTGATCGGCGTCGGCCTCATGAACCAGATGCTGCACGGGACCAACGGAACGTCGGGCGTCGACTGGAGTCAGGCGGTGTCGGTCGGCAAGTCGCTGCTCTTTTCGCCGATCGTCGGCTTCGTGCTTGCGGGCCTCCTGCTCTATGTGCTGAAACTCGTCGTGCGCGTGCCGGCGCTCTACAAGGAGCCGAAGAAGAACACGCCGCCGCCGTTCTGGATTCGCTGCCTGCTGATCCTGACGTGCACCGGCGTGTCGTTCGCGCACGGCTCCAACGACGGTCAAAAGGGCATGGGCCTCATCATGCTGATCCTGATCGGCACCGTCCCGACTGCCTACGCGCTCAACAAGGCCGTCACGCCCGAGGAAACGCAGACGTTTCTCGCGGTGAGCCACAGCGCATCCGAGGCGCTCGACCGATACAGCGGCGGCGCCGCGCCCGCGTCCGATGCGCGCGAGCAAGTCGAAAAGTACGTGCAGACGAAGAAGCTCGAGCCGGGTACCGTCGCGTCGCTGAAGGCGCTGATCGGGTCCATCGATTCGCAAATCGGCCCGAGCGCGACGATCGCCTCGGTGCCGCAAGGCAACGTGCGCAACGTGCGCAATCAGATGTACATCGCGTCCGAAGCGCTGCGTCTGATGGAGAAGCAGAAGGCGCCCGCGTTCTCCGCGAGCGATCTCGCCGTCGTCGACAACTACAAGCATCAGCTCGATCACGCGACGAAGTTCATCCCGACGTGGGTGAAAGTCGCCGTCGCGGTCGCGCTCGGGCTGGGGACGATGGTCGGCTGGAAGCGCATCGTGGTGACGGTGGGCGAGCGCATCGGCAAGACGCATCTCACGTATGGACAAGGCGCGTCGGCAGAAATGGTCGCGATGCTGACCATCGGCGCCGCCGATATGTACGGCCTGCCCGTCAGCACGACGCACGTGCTCTCGTCGGGCGTCGCCGGGACGATGGCCGCGAACGGCTCCGGCTTGCAATGGCGCACGGTGCGCAGTCTCGCGCTCGCGTGGGTGCTGACGCTGCCGGTGTCGATCGCGCTCGCGGGATTTCTGTTCTGGGTGTTTCGCGGCGTGTTCTGA
- a CDS encoding PHB depolymerase family esterase: MSKSLTKLWLRGLRRMVAGEVEPIRVPKPRAAGKPGRAKTVKSKLKSGAAAKAAAAPAFTRPSTGESRVRPRASAWARGKWDRSYHSAPPTAGRFVNHLSYALYVPPKAGLGKLPLVVMLHGCQQSADEFAQGTRMNLLADKYGFAVLYPEQSKHDHPHRCWRWYEDSSSGGGGEAASIVSLIRAAVAQHDFDPERIYLAGMSAGAGLAALLAIRYPQLFAAVGLHSGVVFGEANSAIGAMDVMRRGSRSDPVTLIDAAVDVRDYPGMPAVIVHGELDSVVSATNAEQLTQQFLRLNGFIDAAGNRRAGDLREETHADGVVRDYFKSGRRVVKTSIVRGLGHSWAGGDDTVAFHSSKGPDSAAMLWEFFKHQRRSNEAARDAFVA; the protein is encoded by the coding sequence ATGTCGAAAAGCCTTACCAAACTCTGGTTGCGCGGCTTGAGACGCATGGTCGCTGGCGAAGTCGAACCGATCCGCGTTCCGAAGCCGCGTGCTGCGGGCAAGCCGGGCCGCGCCAAAACCGTCAAGTCCAAGCTCAAGTCCGGCGCGGCCGCCAAAGCCGCCGCCGCACCCGCGTTCACGCGCCCCTCGACGGGCGAATCGCGCGTGCGGCCGCGTGCGTCGGCCTGGGCGCGCGGCAAATGGGACCGCTCGTATCACTCCGCGCCGCCCACAGCCGGCCGCTTCGTGAACCATCTCTCCTACGCGCTGTACGTGCCGCCGAAGGCCGGCCTCGGAAAGCTCCCGCTCGTGGTGATGCTCCACGGTTGCCAGCAGAGCGCCGACGAGTTCGCGCAGGGCACGCGCATGAATCTGCTCGCTGACAAGTACGGCTTCGCGGTGCTTTATCCCGAGCAGTCGAAACACGATCACCCGCATCGCTGCTGGCGCTGGTACGAGGATTCGAGCAGTGGCGGCGGCGGCGAGGCGGCCTCGATCGTCTCCCTGATTCGCGCGGCCGTCGCGCAGCACGACTTCGACCCCGAGCGCATCTACCTCGCGGGAATGTCGGCGGGCGCGGGCCTCGCGGCATTGCTCGCCATCAGATATCCCCAACTGTTCGCCGCCGTGGGGCTGCATTCGGGCGTCGTCTTCGGCGAGGCGAATTCCGCCATCGGCGCGATGGACGTCATGCGGCGCGGCAGTCGCAGCGACCCGGTCACGCTGATCGACGCCGCCGTCGATGTCCGCGACTATCCCGGCATGCCGGCGGTCATCGTTCACGGCGAACTGGATTCGGTCGTGTCGGCGACGAACGCCGAGCAACTCACGCAGCAGTTTCTGCGGCTGAACGGCTTCATCGATGCAGCGGGGAATCGCCGCGCCGGCGATCTTCGCGAGGAAACGCATGCGGACGGCGTCGTGCGCGATTACTTCAAAAGCGGACGACGCGTCGTGAAGACGTCGATCGTGCGCGGGCTGGGCCACTCGTGGGCCGGCGGCGACGACACGGTGGCTTTCCATTCGTCGAAAGGGCCGGATTCAGCCGCGATGCTCTGGGAGTTTTTCAAGCACCAGCGGCGCTCCAATGAGGCCGCGCGGGATGCATTCGTGGCGTGA